From the genome of Fusarium fujikuroi IMI 58289 draft genome, chromosome FFUJ_chr06:
ATGGTCCACCTTGTtatcaaggagcttgccAACTCAGCTGAGGATATTATTATGGTTACCAGCACGATTATGAAGGATACTGGCGGCAGCACCGACGCTATCTACCGACCCAATGCCATTCGCGCCCTCTGCCGTATTATTGATGTAGGTTGCGTTGAGGACAGGTACACCGACACCCCTGGAAGCTGACACTGTAAAGGCCACGACCGTGCAATCGATCGAACGAGTTATGAAGACCGCAATTGTCGATAAGAACCCATCCGTATCCTCTGCCGCCCTCGTTTCCTCATACCACCTCCTTCCCATCGCCAAGGATGTTGTCCGACGATGGCAGAGCGAAACCCAGGAGGCCGCTGCCTCTAGCAAGTCCTCTGGTGGCTTCTCCCTGGGATTCTCCACCTCAAGCAGCCAAATTCCCATGAACCACTCGACCATGTCGCAATACCACGCTGTCGGACTCTTATATCAGATGCGCATGCACGACCGAATGGCCCTTGTCAAGATGGTTCAGCAATTCGGCGCTGCTGGTGCTCTCAAGAACCCCGCTGCTATCATCATGCTGGTTCGACTTGCTGCACAGCTCGCTGAGGAGGATGTTTCATTGAGGAAGCCCATGATGCAGCTCCTCGACGGCTGGCTGCGACACAAGAGCGAAATGGTCAACTTTGAGGCTGCTAAGGCTATCTGCGACATGCGAGATGTTACCGATGCTGAGGTAGCGCAAGCTGTCCACGTTCTGCAGCTGTTCCTCACCTCTCCCCGCGCTGTTACTAAGTTCGCCGCTCTCCGAATCCTCCACAACTTTGCCAGCTTCAAGCCTACCGCCGTCAACGCCTGCAACCCCGACATCGAGCTTCTCATCTCAAACAGCAACCGATCCATTGCCACTTTCGCCATCACCACGCTCCTTAAGACCGGTAACGAGGCCAGTGTCGACAGGTTAATGAAGCAGATTTCCACCTTCATGTCCGAGATTACCGACGAGTTCAAGATTACAATCGTGGAGGCTATCCGCACCTTGTGCCTCAAATTCCCCAGCAAGCAGGCTGGTATGCTCACCTTCCTCAGCGGTATTTTGCGCGATGAGGGTGGATACGAGTTCAAGAGGGCTGTTGTGGAGAGCATGTTCGATTTGATCAAGTTCGTCCCTGATTCCAAGGAGGATGCGCTTGCCCACCTCTGCGAGTTCATTGAGGATTGCGAGTTCACTAAGCTGGCTGTCCGAATTCTTCACCTTATCGGTCTTGAGGGTCCCAAGACCGCTCAGCCTACCAAGTATATCCGATATATTTACAACCGAGTGGTTCTTGAAAACGCCATCGTGcgagctgctgctgtcacTGCCCTCGCCAAGTTTGGTGTTGGCCAGAAGGACTCTGAGGTTAAGAGCAGTGTCCGCGTCCTCCTCACCCGATGcttggatgatgttgatgacgagGTCCGTGATCGTGCTGCCCTTAACCTGAAGCTCAtgaatgaggaggatgatgagatggcaGCTCGATTCGCCAAGAATGGTAAGCATGGATTAACGACTGACTGTGGAATACGGCTAATGCGCAAACAGAGAACATGTTCTCTCTTCCCTACTTCGAGCAGCAGCTTGTCCTGTACGTCACATCAGACGACAAGTCAGCTTTCGATAGTCCCTTCGATATTGCCAAGATTCCTGTGGTTACTCGGGAGCAGGCCGACGCTGAGGACCGATCCAAGAAGCTGATTGCCACAGCCCCTACACTCAAGGCTCCCAAGGTTGGCCCCACCAAGCCTACTGGAGCCGAGGCtgttgcttctgcttctgctcagGCTCAACGGTATGCCCAGGAGCTGCTCGAGATCCCGGAGATGAAGGAGTTCGGCAGTGTCCTCAAGTCTTCGCCTGTTATCGAGCTTACTGAGGCAGAGACTGAGTACGTTGTCAGCTTGGTCAAGCACATCTTCAAGGAGCACATTGTCCTCCAATATGAGGTTAAGAACACCTTGCCCGACACTGTCCTTGAGAACGTCTCCGTTGTCGCTACTCCCgtagacgaggaggagctcgaggaggtcttcatcatccaggctgagaagcttgcGACTGATGAGCCCGGCAAGGTCTATGTTGCTTTTAAGAAGGTTGGCGGCGAGGCTTCCCTACCCATCTCCACCTTCTCCAACGTCCTCAAGTTCACCAGCAAGGAGATCGACCCCTCAACAGGCGAACCCGAGGATTCCGGCTACGATGATGAGTACGAGGTGGCCGAGTTCGACCTTGCTGGCAGTGACTACGTGATCCCCACATTCGCTGGTAACTTCAGCCACATCTGGGAGCAGGTTGGTGCTTCTGGAGAGGAGGTTACAGAAACCCTCCAATTGAGCGGTATGGAGAGCATTGCGGGTAAGTCGACTGCTGAGTTCACAGAAGACATGATACTAACAATTTTACAGACGCTACAGAACAACTTACAAAGGCTTTGTCGCTCCAGCCTCTCGAGGGTACCGATGTGCCCGTCAACCAGACCACCCACAcactcaagcttctcggcaAGACAGTTGGTGGAGGTCGGGTGGTTGCTAACGTACGAATGGCTTACTCATCAAAAACTGGTGTCACGACAAAGATCACGGTGCgaagcgaagaggagaatgtGGCTGCGCTAGTCATCGCGTCGGTCGCTTAGAGATGAACAACAGAAGCAAAGCGGGCGTTGAAAGGATCATGATGTATCGAAAGCCTTGTCTTGGTTTTAGACATACCGTACAAGTGTGGCAGTAATGTGATTATTTACGATTCGTTTCCTTGTCCTGGAATCACGATTGTCACTTTGCAGGGGGTTAAAAGGCTTGTAAAAGTGATGAGGGGGATTATTCATTGGGTGGTTAGAGGAAAGCGAAGAAGGTATAAGAGCATGTTTTTATCGGAGCATGGTTGTTGGGGCCATGTTATTTGCTGCAAAAAGATGGAATTTACCTAGTCAAGCCTGAGTCTGATATGTGACTTGAAGTGAGGTGTAACAATTGTATACAAGCAAAATACGGGACATGTAGCTTGTCTTGAAACCATATGCTTCCAAACTCTTGACCAGCATGTTGGTGTAGCCCAGCCTGTCTGAGTTAATGTTTGCACGTGGTGGTATGATCTTGATGCTTGTGGCATCTGCT
Proteins encoded in this window:
- a CDS encoding related to coatomer gamma-2 subunit, with the translated sequence MSYGKKDEDADLGLVKVDRTQVFQEARLFNSSPIQPRRCRILLTKIALLLYTGEKFPTNEATTLFFGISKLFQNKDASLRQMVHLVIKELANSAEDIIMVTSTIMKDTGGSTDAIYRPNAIRALCRIIDATTVQSIERVMKTAIVDKNPSVSSAALVSSYHLLPIAKDVVRRWQSETQEAAASSKSSGGFSLGFSTSSSQIPMNHSTMSQYHAVGLLYQMRMHDRMALVKMVQQFGAAGALKNPAAIIMLVRLAAQLAEEDVSLRKPMMQLLDGWLRHKSEMVNFEAAKAICDMRDVTDAEVAQAVHVLQLFLTSPRAVTKFAALRILHNFASFKPTAVNACNPDIELLISNSNRSIATFAITTLLKTGNEASVDRLMKQISTFMSEITDEFKITIVEAIRTLCLKFPSKQAGMLTFLSGILRDEGGYEFKRAVVESMFDLIKFVPDSKEDALAHLCEFIEDCEFTKLAVRILHLIGLEGPKTAQPTKYIRYIYNRVVLENAIVRAAAVTALAKFGVGQKDSEVKSSVRVLLTRCLDDVDDEVRDRAALNLKLMNEEDDEMAARFAKNENMFSLPYFEQQLVLYVTSDDKSAFDSPFDIAKIPVVTREQADAEDRSKKLIATAPTLKAPKVGPTKPTGAEAVASASAQAQRYAQELLEIPEMKEFGSVLKSSPVIELTEAETEYVVSLVKHIFKEHIVLQYEVKNTLPDTVLENVSVVATPVDEEELEEVFIIQAEKLATDEPGKVYVAFKKVGGEASLPISTFSNVLKFTSKEIDPSTGEPEDSGYDDEYEVAEFDLAGSDYVIPTFAGNFSHIWEQVGASGEEVTETLQLSGMESIADATEQLTKALSLQPLEGTDVPVNQTTHTLKLLGKTVGGGRVVANVRMAYSSKTGVTTKITVRSEEENVAALVIASVA